Proteins co-encoded in one Granulicella cerasi genomic window:
- a CDS encoding Hpt domain-containing protein, whose product MSELTKKTSAAAQSAALLAALWQRNLPRVRERIQELHDAVMAASIGVLETVQRESAASTAHKLAGSLGMFGYHDGTDAARRLELTLEAEGELDIVALEDSFDALCRSLPL is encoded by the coding sequence GTGAGCGAACTAACCAAGAAGACCTCTGCTGCCGCGCAAAGCGCAGCTCTGCTCGCTGCCCTCTGGCAGCGCAACCTGCCCCGCGTCCGCGAGCGCATCCAGGAGCTTCACGACGCCGTCATGGCCGCCTCCATTGGCGTACTCGAGACGGTGCAACGTGAATCTGCCGCGTCCACCGCGCACAAACTCGCTGGCTCGCTCGGCATGTTCGGCTACCACGATGGCACGGACGCTGCGCGTCGTCTGGAGCTGACGCTCGAAGCCGAAGGAGAACTCGACATCGTCGCACTGGAAGACTCCTTCGACGCTCTTTGCCGATCGCTGCCGCTCTGA
- a CDS encoding DNRLRE domain-containing protein: MKRWARVCVAAAVGLWAAVPLCAQQATLMADAHVSSARPAVNSGTLTNLNVGGGYSALLQFDLGTLPSGTTAAQVSKATLRVYCNRADTAGAVSVALLQSAWSEYGVTYATLPAAGGVLGTSDASADGYAVFDVTAAVQAWLAGTANHGLLLTSASAVVQFDSKENDQTGHAPQLEIQLATSGAAGAVGATGATGATGATGAQGIQGVAGAAGAAGAAGAKGATGATGSVGATGATGATGSAGSTGATGAVGATGLQGATGSQGATGAQGPAGAAGATGATGATGIAGATGAAGFVYQGSYSSASNYALGDVVLWSGSSYVSLVASNHGNTPSTSPTMWAVLANVGATGATGAQGVQGVAGPTGAIGPVGSPGEKGDQGAQGVAGQAGAQGIQGVTGATGATGAVGATGVAGPTGLSFKGAYSAATNYALADGVLWQGAGYVSLVANNHGNTPDQSPSAWALFAMAGASGSNGAAGATGATGAAGAIGATGATGATGATGLTGATGSAGLAYRGAYASATNYALGDVVQWQGASYASLVDGNHGNAPDASPTYWGLLAAVGGVGPTGATGATGATGSQGIQGPQGVQGAQGVQGPVGAQGPAGAQGLQGAAGVQGAQGPTGAQGVAGQAGAQGIQGVAGPTGATGVAGPTGATGAVGMSFKGTYDATTSYAAGDGVLYSGAGYVSLQANNHGNAPDQSPSFWTMFSARGATGTTGATGPTGLQGIAGSQGLTGATGAQGVQGVAGPTGPQGATGVAGPTGSTGAAGMNFRAAWNASTYYATNDAVTYSGSTYLALAANLNSPPDANVQSWTVLAQAGGAGPTGASGQAATVTVGTVTTLAAGASATVTNVGTTSAAVLNFAIPQGVAGSGGSSSSTTAIGTFAAMYHSVNYASNYYSVNTAAGALTETVAVVSWVPQGCKATRLEVSSMQSGAITVTLRAGSSPTAMADTTLSCTPSTAGSCPATGSVTIPAGSFIDFRIDGSSSAAAGVWTALTCQ, translated from the coding sequence ATGAAGAGGTGGGCGCGCGTGTGCGTCGCCGCAGCCGTGGGGCTGTGGGCGGCGGTGCCGTTGTGTGCGCAGCAGGCAACGCTGATGGCGGACGCGCATGTGTCGAGCGCGCGGCCTGCGGTGAACTCTGGAACGCTCACGAATCTGAATGTTGGCGGCGGCTACTCGGCGCTGCTGCAGTTTGATCTGGGCACGCTGCCGAGCGGAACGACGGCGGCGCAAGTGAGCAAGGCGACGCTGCGGGTTTATTGCAATCGTGCGGATACGGCTGGTGCGGTGTCGGTGGCGCTGCTGCAGTCCGCGTGGAGCGAGTACGGCGTGACCTATGCGACGCTGCCTGCTGCTGGTGGCGTGCTCGGCACGTCGGATGCGAGCGCGGACGGTTATGCCGTCTTCGATGTGACGGCAGCGGTACAGGCATGGCTTGCGGGAACGGCGAACCATGGTTTGCTGCTGACGTCGGCGAGCGCGGTGGTGCAGTTCGACTCCAAGGAAAATGACCAGACCGGGCATGCGCCGCAGTTGGAGATTCAGCTGGCGACGAGTGGAGCTGCGGGTGCGGTTGGGGCGACGGGTGCTACCGGAGCTACTGGGGCTACCGGAGCGCAGGGTATTCAGGGGGTAGCCGGCGCTGCAGGCGCTGCTGGAGCTGCTGGAGCCAAAGGGGCTACAGGCGCGACTGGCAGCGTGGGAGCAACGGGAGCAACAGGAGCAACGGGCAGTGCTGGTTCTACCGGAGCCACGGGGGCTGTTGGAGCCACGGGTCTGCAAGGCGCGACAGGCTCGCAAGGAGCCACTGGTGCTCAGGGGCCTGCTGGCGCAGCGGGAGCTACGGGTGCCACTGGAGCCACTGGCATAGCAGGTGCCACAGGCGCGGCGGGGTTTGTGTATCAGGGCAGCTATAGCTCGGCGAGCAACTACGCGCTGGGCGATGTGGTGCTGTGGTCGGGATCGAGTTATGTCTCGTTGGTGGCGAGCAACCATGGCAACACGCCGAGTACCTCGCCGACGATGTGGGCTGTGCTGGCAAATGTTGGGGCGACAGGTGCTACGGGTGCGCAGGGCGTTCAAGGTGTCGCTGGGCCGACGGGTGCGATTGGGCCTGTGGGTTCGCCGGGCGAGAAAGGCGATCAGGGCGCGCAAGGTGTCGCGGGACAAGCTGGCGCGCAGGGGATTCAGGGTGTGACGGGAGCAACCGGAGCGACGGGAGCAGTGGGTGCGACCGGTGTGGCTGGGCCGACAGGGTTGAGCTTCAAGGGCGCTTATAGCGCGGCGACGAACTATGCGCTGGCGGATGGTGTTCTGTGGCAAGGCGCGGGGTATGTGTCGCTGGTGGCGAACAACCATGGCAACACACCGGACCAGTCGCCGAGCGCGTGGGCGCTGTTTGCGATGGCAGGCGCGAGCGGAAGCAATGGGGCCGCTGGAGCCACCGGCGCGACCGGTGCTGCTGGGGCAATTGGTGCTACGGGCGCGACCGGAGCCACGGGAGCGACGGGGCTCACGGGCGCAACGGGTTCGGCTGGGCTGGCGTATCGCGGCGCGTACGCGTCGGCGACGAACTATGCGCTCGGTGACGTGGTGCAGTGGCAGGGCGCGAGCTACGCGTCGTTGGTGGACGGCAACCATGGCAACGCGCCGGATGCCTCGCCGACGTACTGGGGGCTGCTGGCCGCCGTTGGTGGAGTCGGGCCGACTGGCGCGACCGGAGCCACAGGCGCGACGGGTTCGCAGGGTATTCAGGGGCCGCAAGGAGTGCAGGGGGCGCAGGGCGTTCAAGGGCCGGTGGGAGCGCAGGGACCTGCAGGCGCGCAAGGCTTGCAGGGCGCTGCGGGGGTGCAAGGCGCGCAAGGGCCGACCGGTGCTCAGGGTGTCGCGGGTCAGGCTGGGGCGCAGGGGATTCAAGGCGTGGCCGGGCCGACGGGTGCGACCGGCGTCGCGGGGCCAACGGGCGCGACCGGCGCGGTCGGCATGAGCTTCAAAGGCACGTACGACGCGACGACGAGCTATGCGGCGGGCGACGGCGTGCTCTACAGCGGGGCGGGGTACGTATCGCTGCAGGCGAATAACCACGGTAATGCGCCGGACCAGTCGCCGAGCTTTTGGACGATGTTTTCTGCGCGCGGCGCGACGGGCACAACTGGCGCGACGGGGCCAACGGGCTTGCAGGGTATTGCGGGCTCGCAAGGTCTTACGGGCGCGACCGGCGCGCAGGGCGTTCAGGGCGTGGCCGGGCCTACGGGGCCGCAAGGTGCGACGGGCGTAGCGGGGCCGACGGGTTCTACCGGCGCGGCGGGAATGAATTTTCGCGCGGCCTGGAATGCGTCGACCTACTATGCGACGAACGATGCCGTGACGTATAGCGGCTCGACATATCTGGCGTTGGCGGCGAACCTGAACTCGCCGCCGGATGCGAATGTGCAGAGCTGGACGGTGCTGGCGCAGGCAGGTGGCGCGGGGCCTACGGGTGCTTCCGGGCAGGCTGCAACCGTGACTGTCGGCACGGTGACGACGCTGGCAGCGGGGGCGTCCGCAACGGTGACGAACGTGGGTACGACGAGTGCGGCGGTGTTGAATTTTGCGATTCCGCAAGGCGTAGCGGGCAGTGGTGGTTCGTCGTCTTCTACGACCGCGATCGGCACCTTCGCGGCGATGTATCACTCGGTGAATTACGCGTCGAACTACTACTCGGTGAACACGGCGGCTGGTGCACTGACGGAGACCGTGGCGGTGGTTTCGTGGGTGCCGCAGGGTTGCAAGGCGACGCGGCTGGAGGTGAGCTCGATGCAGTCCGGAGCGATCACGGTGACGCTGAGGGCGGGTTCGTCGCCGACTGCGATGGCGGACACCACGCTGTCGTGTACGCCGTCTACGGCGGGCAGCTGCCCGGCGACGGGCTCGGTGACGATCCCGGCTGGAAGCTTCATCGACTTTCGCATCGACGGATCATCCTCGGCGGCGGCTGGGGTGTGGACTGCGTTGACCTGCCAATAG
- the pgm gene encoding phosphoglucomutase (alpha-D-glucose-1,6-bisphosphate-dependent) gives MAFPITDAPAYAGGMSAHSTLLNTPGHHASPDKLVNLPRLLTAFYANHPDPENPAEKVSFGTSGHRGSSLSTSFNYAHILAITQAIVEYRTAQKTTGPLFLAQDTHALSEPAFIAALEVLGGNGVTVFYDKDMGYTPTPALSHAILTYNAGRKSDYADGIVITPSHNPPEDGGFKYNPPTGGPADTSATKWIQDRANELIASRLQGVKRLNVGKVMSLDTTKEFDYITNYVNDLANVIDFDAIRGTALKFAVDPLGGAGVAYWPRIAEQYKLPLEVLNPYVDPTFRFMTLDWDGKIRMDCSSPNAMASMIANKDLFDVAWACDTDHDRHGIVCKSAGLLNPNHFLATSIQYLFTHRPEWSAKVGIGKTLVSSSMIDRVAQGLGRPMLEVPVGFKWFVDGILDGSLGFVGEESAGATFLRLNGTAWTTDKDGLIMGLLAAEMTARTGKDPGQLYSELTAKYGAPVYQRVDAAATKEEKAKLGKLSPSAVTAKELAGEPITQILTEAPGNKASIGGLKVATENGWFAARPSGTEDVYKIYAESFKGEDHLKQIQQEAKAVVSAALS, from the coding sequence ATGGCATTTCCTATCACCGACGCACCCGCGTATGCTGGCGGCATGTCCGCGCATTCGACCCTGCTGAACACCCCTGGCCACCACGCTTCGCCCGACAAGCTCGTCAATCTGCCCCGCCTGCTCACGGCGTTCTACGCGAACCATCCTGACCCCGAAAATCCCGCGGAGAAGGTCAGCTTCGGCACCAGCGGCCATCGCGGCTCCTCGCTCTCCACCAGCTTCAACTACGCGCACATTCTCGCCATCACGCAGGCCATCGTGGAGTACCGCACCGCGCAGAAGACCACCGGCCCGCTCTTCCTCGCGCAAGACACGCACGCACTCTCCGAGCCCGCCTTCATCGCTGCACTTGAAGTGCTCGGCGGCAACGGCGTCACCGTCTTCTACGACAAGGACATGGGCTACACGCCTACGCCCGCGCTCTCGCACGCCATCCTCACCTACAACGCGGGGCGCAAGAGCGACTACGCCGACGGCATCGTCATCACGCCTTCGCACAACCCTCCCGAGGACGGCGGCTTCAAGTACAACCCGCCCACCGGCGGCCCCGCCGACACCTCCGCCACCAAGTGGATTCAGGACCGCGCCAACGAACTCATCGCCAGCCGTCTGCAGGGCGTCAAGCGCCTCAACGTCGGTAAGGTGATGTCGCTCGACACCACCAAAGAGTTCGACTACATCACGAACTACGTGAACGACCTCGCGAACGTCATTGACTTCGACGCGATCCGCGGCACGGCGCTCAAGTTCGCGGTGGATCCTCTCGGCGGCGCAGGCGTAGCCTACTGGCCGCGCATCGCCGAGCAGTACAAATTGCCGCTCGAAGTGCTGAACCCCTACGTCGATCCCACCTTCCGCTTCATGACCCTCGACTGGGACGGCAAGATCCGCATGGACTGCAGCTCCCCCAACGCGATGGCCTCGATGATCGCCAACAAAGACCTCTTCGACGTCGCATGGGCCTGCGACACCGACCATGATCGCCACGGCATCGTCTGCAAATCCGCAGGCCTGCTGAACCCGAACCACTTCCTCGCCACGAGCATCCAGTACCTCTTCACGCATCGCCCCGAGTGGTCGGCGAAGGTCGGCATCGGCAAGACCCTTGTCTCCTCGTCGATGATCGATCGTGTGGCACAGGGCCTTGGCCGCCCGATGCTCGAAGTGCCGGTCGGCTTCAAGTGGTTCGTCGATGGCATCCTCGACGGCTCGCTCGGCTTCGTGGGCGAAGAGTCCGCAGGCGCAACATTCCTGCGCCTCAACGGCACCGCCTGGACCACCGACAAAGATGGCCTCATCATGGGCCTCCTCGCCGCTGAGATGACCGCTCGCACCGGCAAGGATCCCGGCCAGCTCTACAGCGAACTCACCGCGAAGTACGGCGCACCGGTCTACCAGCGCGTCGATGCCGCAGCGACGAAGGAGGAGAAGGCCAAGCTCGGCAAGCTCTCTCCCTCGGCGGTCACGGCGAAGGAGCTCGCGGGCGAGCCGATCACGCAGATCCTCACCGAAGCGCCCGGCAACAAGGCTTCCATCGGCGGCTTGAAAGTCGCCACCGAAAACGGCTGGTTCGCCGCGCGCCCCTCGGGCACTGAAGACGTCTACAAGATCTACGCCGAGAGCTTCAAGGGCGAAGACCACCTCAAGCAGATCCAGCAAGAGGCGAAGGCCGTCGTCAGCGCAGCCCTCAGCTAA
- a CDS encoding YeiH family protein, with translation MPTATMPNPNAAPAATAPDSRAAHLLSLVPGTLLLFGLGFLGKVMESLGTILPKHHIPFPHMEYVLWAIVLGLIVSNVTTIPRIFRAGIATYELWLKLGIVLIGARFVLSDMLHVGGVTMLLVFVELALSLAVMTLLGRLFGLRPKLTSLLAIGSSICGVTAIMAAQGAIEPDEEDTSTAIAAILALGAIALFTFPAIGHMLHMGQQSYGIWAGLAVDNTAEATVTGALYGEEAGKYCVLAKTARSAFIGFVVLGYAVYWASQGQAKKVERKALFLWQKFPKFILGFMALSVLATFGFFSKGQLNSIANLSKWAFLPAFAGVGLRTNLRDLIDQGWRPILVGVLGEIFIALLTLGLVVLGFHGAGR, from the coding sequence GTGCCCACAGCCACCATGCCTAACCCCAACGCTGCCCCTGCAGCCACAGCACCAGACTCCCGCGCCGCGCATCTCTTGTCGCTTGTGCCAGGGACGCTGCTGCTTTTCGGGTTAGGCTTCCTCGGCAAAGTGATGGAGTCGCTCGGCACCATCCTGCCGAAGCACCACATCCCCTTCCCTCACATGGAGTACGTGCTCTGGGCCATCGTGCTCGGCCTCATCGTCTCCAACGTCACCACCATCCCCCGCATCTTTCGCGCCGGCATCGCCACTTATGAGCTCTGGCTGAAGCTCGGCATCGTGCTCATCGGCGCGCGCTTCGTGTTGAGCGATATGCTCCACGTCGGCGGCGTGACCATGCTGCTCGTCTTCGTCGAGCTTGCGCTTTCGCTCGCCGTCATGACGCTGCTCGGCCGCCTCTTCGGGCTGCGCCCCAAACTCACCTCGCTGCTGGCGATCGGCTCCTCCATCTGCGGCGTCACAGCCATCATGGCCGCGCAGGGCGCCATCGAGCCCGACGAAGAAGATACCTCCACCGCCATCGCCGCCATCCTCGCGCTCGGTGCCATCGCGCTCTTTACCTTCCCGGCCATCGGCCACATGCTGCACATGGGCCAGCAGAGCTACGGCATCTGGGCTGGTCTCGCCGTGGACAACACCGCAGAGGCGACCGTCACCGGCGCGCTCTATGGCGAAGAAGCTGGCAAGTACTGCGTGCTCGCGAAGACCGCACGCTCGGCCTTCATTGGCTTCGTTGTACTCGGCTACGCGGTCTACTGGGCCTCGCAGGGTCAGGCCAAGAAGGTCGAGCGCAAGGCGCTCTTCCTCTGGCAGAAGTTCCCCAAGTTCATCCTCGGCTTCATGGCGTTGAGCGTGCTTGCGACCTTCGGCTTCTTCAGCAAAGGCCAGCTCAACTCCATCGCCAACCTCTCGAAGTGGGCGTTTCTGCCTGCTTTCGCAGGCGTCGGTCTGCGCACCAACCTGCGCGACCTCATCGATCAGGGTTGGCGTCCGATCCTCGTCGGCGTGCTCGGTGAAATTTTCATCGCGCTGCTGACGCTCGGCCTCGTCGTCCTCGGCTTCCATGGAGCCGGTCGATGA
- a CDS encoding TonB-dependent receptor, which translates to MSSRNRVSASLLFAVASAAASAQVVGGNISGVVTDPSGAVIPKAHITIHNDDTGSQRDLVSSSSGSFTAPSLTVGHYTITVDAPGFAAFHRSDNITVGQTLEVNLKLALSGSETVTVNGDLASSVNLSTEQTSGLVNARQVKELPLNGRSYDQLLTLNPGVVNYTNQRSGSTGTSNSSVGSMFSISGRRPQDNLFLLNGIEYTGASLINTTPGGTSGQLLGIDGVHEFNVVTDTYSAAYGKRDGAQISIVSQNGTNQLHGSAYGFERNSFLDARNYFDNARIPEFQRHVYGAAVGGPIKKDKLFLFGNYEGYRQNLGVSLQTLVPDNNARAGFVPNPTTGALVPVTVAPNSAKLLNLWPVANGAEVTQNGIPTGIAKWTGSAPQRIREDFGTTRFDWNIGSKDNFYSTYTIDDSYANTPSGNPYTYVQETLREQVFSAQEQHVFSPRLLNIARFGFSRSSFYFYGYVPAAQQALAPTVRPGVPTYAVVISGSTASNGASAITGAGANVGSNNAIARNLFTFDDHLYYTVGKHTFQGGVWVQRLQSNDNLAQNQYGQASFASLTTFLQGTIKTFTYAPTITPLGWRATYVDGFIEDTWHITPNFEVRAGIRTESSTGWSEAQSRASVYTFTNNVISTNPTSGLSNALTDNKAKILIEPRLGFAWNVFGNGTTSVTGGVGFHHTLLDALDYRLDQAAPYNTTYSYSTGSTVANPVAGTGKVSPSTVDSGMATPALLSYTLKVEQQLAPSTTLSVAYSGSHSYHQIMNGDLNEPAFTRVNGRVFYPASGTPTAPAAPVYANPNVANTTSWWAGASGNYNALIVDVRHDLRNGLQFRGNYTWAKNLDDGSAWNTSVSSNTPAFVSVPQLPHLDYGRAATDLRHIAAINATYELPFGDGKHFLGKTNGFTSRVISGWSLSSIVNLLSGFPFSPQLGYNPTGSGDSRNPVRPDVNVGFTGQLYTKGTTAQRVAKYFDYTAFSAPAAGYVGNVGRDTLSGPHYANVDASLLKNTRITERVHVQFRAEFFNVLNHTNLALPNTIVYTAGPTQGTLASQATTPQYGSPGVISSTANTSRQIQLGAKILF; encoded by the coding sequence ATGTCTTCACGCAATCGCGTGTCTGCTTCATTGCTGTTCGCTGTGGCCAGCGCCGCCGCTTCCGCGCAAGTCGTCGGCGGCAACATCTCGGGCGTCGTCACCGACCCCTCAGGCGCGGTCATTCCCAAGGCCCACATCACCATCCATAACGACGACACCGGCTCGCAACGCGACCTCGTTTCTTCGAGCAGCGGCAGCTTCACCGCGCCCTCGCTCACCGTCGGCCACTACACCATCACGGTGGACGCACCCGGCTTCGCAGCCTTCCATCGCTCCGACAACATCACCGTCGGCCAGACGCTCGAAGTGAACCTGAAGCTCGCCCTTTCCGGCTCAGAGACCGTGACCGTCAACGGCGACCTCGCCTCCAGCGTGAACCTCTCCACCGAGCAGACCTCCGGCCTCGTCAACGCACGTCAGGTGAAAGAACTTCCGCTCAACGGTCGCTCGTATGACCAGCTCCTCACGCTGAATCCCGGCGTGGTGAACTACACCAACCAGCGCAGCGGCTCCACCGGCACGTCGAACTCGTCGGTCGGCAGCATGTTCTCCATCTCCGGCCGTCGCCCGCAGGACAATCTCTTCCTGCTCAACGGCATCGAGTACACCGGTGCATCGCTCATCAACACCACGCCCGGCGGCACGAGCGGCCAGCTGCTCGGCATCGACGGCGTCCACGAGTTCAACGTCGTCACCGACACCTACTCCGCCGCCTACGGCAAGCGCGATGGCGCACAGATCTCCATCGTTTCGCAGAACGGCACCAATCAGCTGCACGGTTCTGCTTACGGCTTCGAGCGCAACAGCTTCCTCGACGCTCGCAACTACTTCGACAACGCGCGCATCCCTGAGTTCCAGCGCCACGTCTACGGTGCTGCGGTGGGTGGCCCCATCAAGAAGGACAAGCTCTTCCTCTTCGGCAACTACGAAGGCTATCGCCAGAACCTCGGCGTGTCGCTGCAAACGCTTGTGCCCGACAACAACGCGCGCGCAGGCTTTGTGCCGAACCCCACCACCGGCGCGCTCGTCCCCGTCACCGTCGCGCCGAACTCCGCAAAGCTGCTGAACCTGTGGCCTGTCGCCAATGGCGCTGAGGTCACGCAGAACGGCATCCCCACCGGCATTGCCAAGTGGACCGGAAGCGCGCCGCAACGCATTCGCGAAGACTTCGGGACCACGCGCTTTGACTGGAACATCGGATCGAAGGACAACTTCTACTCCACTTACACGATCGATGACTCCTACGCGAACACGCCCAGCGGCAACCCCTACACCTACGTGCAGGAAACGCTGCGCGAGCAGGTCTTCAGCGCGCAGGAACAGCACGTCTTCTCGCCGCGCCTGCTGAACATCGCGCGCTTCGGCTTCTCGCGCTCGTCGTTCTACTTCTACGGCTACGTCCCCGCGGCGCAACAGGCGCTCGCGCCAACCGTCCGCCCTGGCGTGCCCACCTACGCGGTCGTCATCTCCGGCTCCACCGCGTCGAACGGCGCATCCGCCATCACCGGCGCAGGAGCGAACGTCGGCTCGAACAACGCCATCGCTCGCAACCTCTTCACCTTCGACGACCACCTCTACTACACCGTCGGCAAGCACACCTTCCAGGGTGGCGTGTGGGTGCAGCGCCTGCAGTCCAACGACAACCTCGCACAAAACCAGTACGGTCAGGCATCGTTTGCCAGCCTTACCACCTTCCTGCAAGGAACCATCAAGACCTTCACCTACGCACCGACCATTACCCCGCTCGGCTGGCGCGCCACATACGTCGATGGCTTCATCGAAGACACCTGGCACATCACGCCGAACTTCGAAGTACGCGCTGGCATTCGTACCGAGTCCTCCACCGGCTGGAGCGAAGCGCAGAGCCGCGCCTCGGTCTACACCTTTACGAACAATGTGATCAGCACCAACCCCACCTCGGGTCTTTCCAACGCTCTCACCGACAACAAGGCGAAGATCCTCATCGAGCCGCGCCTTGGCTTCGCCTGGAACGTCTTCGGCAACGGCACGACAAGCGTAACCGGTGGCGTGGGCTTCCACCACACGCTGCTCGATGCGCTGGACTACCGCCTCGATCAGGCCGCGCCCTACAACACCACCTACTCTTACAGCACAGGCTCCACCGTAGCGAACCCCGTTGCGGGCACCGGCAAGGTCTCGCCGTCCACTGTGGACAGCGGCATGGCGACACCTGCGCTGCTGAGCTACACGCTGAAGGTCGAGCAGCAGCTTGCGCCCTCCACCACGCTCTCGGTTGCCTACAGCGGCTCGCACAGCTACCACCAGATCATGAACGGCGATCTCAACGAGCCCGCGTTCACGCGCGTCAACGGCCGCGTCTTCTACCCGGCGTCCGGCACACCGACGGCTCCCGCGGCTCCGGTCTACGCCAACCCGAACGTAGCGAACACCACCTCGTGGTGGGCAGGAGCTTCGGGCAACTACAACGCGCTCATCGTCGACGTTCGTCATGATCTGCGCAACGGCTTGCAGTTCCGCGGCAACTACACCTGGGCCAAGAACCTCGACGATGGCTCGGCGTGGAACACCTCGGTCTCCTCCAACACGCCGGCCTTCGTGAGTGTGCCGCAGCTTCCGCATCTCGACTACGGCCGCGCCGCAACGGACCTTCGTCACATCGCAGCCATCAACGCCACCTACGAGCTTCCCTTCGGCGACGGCAAGCACTTCCTCGGCAAGACGAACGGCTTCACCAGCCGCGTCATCTCCGGTTGGTCGCTTTCGAGCATCGTGAATCTGCTGAGCGGCTTCCCCTTCTCGCCGCAACTCGGTTACAACCCCACCGGCTCCGGCGACTCGCGCAACCCTGTGCGTCCTGACGTGAACGTCGGCTTCACCGGTCAGCTCTACACCAAAGGCACCACCGCTCAGCGCGTAGCGAAGTACTTCGACTACACCGCGTTCTCGGCCCCTGCAGCGGGCTACGTTGGCAATGTCGGTCGCGACACTCTCAGCGGCCCGCACTACGCCAACGTCGACGCATCACTGCTGAAGAACACGCGCATCACCGAACGCGTCCACGTTCAGTTCCGTGCAGAGTTCTTCAACGTGCTCAACCACACCAACCTCGCACTGCCGAATACGATCGTCTACACCGCTGGCCCCACGCAGGGCACGCTCGCTTCGCAGGCAACCACCCCACAGTACGGCTCGCCTGGCGTCATCTCTTCGACAGCCAACACCAGCCGCCAAATCCAACTCGGTGCGAAGATCCTCTTCTAG
- a CDS encoding RNB domain-containing ribonuclease: MSHHRHSQSQGSGQGNTYERSHHDQLKQFRQQRHERFTPAPTHTGHHVDAAHFDLAGAALEEMQEAGFHPAFGPDVEEQVQEIARMLADENTSAGFEDMRALGWSSIDNDTSRDLDQIEVAERVAGGIRLHIGVGDVATAVQKDSPIDKHAKDQTQTIYTAVRNFPMLPLELSTDMTSLNENGDRLAVVISFTVREDGSIADELVRRARVRNRAQLAYSRVGPWLERVAAGVKDDDVMALRSDSAREHDEAQLDSGALPANWLVEQLKLQDEATQWLHAARVAKGALEFHKAEADPVVVDGKVIDVQEATQNRAMLLIEDLMVAANGVMARTLRKGGRSGLQRVVVVPKRWDRIVALAKDKGYDLPVNPDSLALNNVLEQIRAKDADHYPDVALSVIKLMGPGEYILARPDDDPTGHFGLAARDYTHSTAPNRRFPDIVTQRALHALQDKAEPPYSDDELRAIAMHCNDADKALRKIERDMQKRVAAVAMAKRVGEVFHGVVTGATDKGVYVRVIRPPFEGRVVHGGEGLDVGDKVQVKLIHTDPERAFIDFAYVGK, encoded by the coding sequence ATGTCGCATCATCGTCATTCGCAGTCGCAGGGCTCCGGGCAGGGCAATACATACGAACGGTCGCATCATGATCAGTTGAAGCAGTTCCGCCAGCAGCGCCATGAGCGGTTCACGCCAGCGCCGACGCATACAGGGCATCACGTAGATGCGGCACATTTTGATCTGGCTGGCGCCGCGCTGGAAGAAATGCAGGAGGCGGGTTTTCACCCTGCTTTCGGGCCCGACGTCGAGGAGCAGGTGCAGGAGATTGCTCGCATGCTCGCTGATGAGAACACCTCTGCCGGTTTTGAAGATATGCGCGCGTTGGGTTGGTCGTCGATCGACAACGATACCTCGCGCGATCTCGATCAGATTGAGGTTGCTGAGCGCGTCGCCGGTGGGATCCGCCTGCACATTGGAGTCGGTGACGTAGCAACGGCGGTGCAGAAGGATTCGCCGATCGACAAACATGCGAAGGACCAGACGCAGACGATCTACACCGCAGTGAGGAACTTTCCGATGCTGCCGTTGGAGCTTTCGACGGACATGACTTCGCTGAATGAAAACGGCGATCGTCTCGCGGTGGTGATCAGCTTCACGGTGCGTGAGGATGGATCGATCGCAGATGAGTTGGTGCGTCGTGCACGTGTGCGCAATCGCGCGCAGCTGGCGTACTCGCGTGTAGGGCCGTGGCTGGAGCGTGTGGCTGCGGGCGTGAAGGATGATGATGTAATGGCGCTGCGTTCAGACTCTGCGCGCGAGCATGATGAAGCGCAGCTGGACTCAGGTGCGCTGCCTGCGAACTGGCTCGTGGAGCAGTTGAAGCTGCAGGATGAAGCGACGCAGTGGCTTCATGCCGCGCGCGTGGCGAAGGGCGCGCTGGAGTTTCACAAGGCTGAGGCCGACCCTGTGGTCGTCGACGGCAAGGTGATCGACGTGCAGGAGGCGACGCAGAATCGCGCGATGCTCCTGATCGAAGATCTGATGGTTGCAGCGAATGGCGTGATGGCGCGCACGCTGCGCAAGGGTGGACGTTCGGGCCTGCAGCGCGTGGTGGTGGTTCCGAAGCGTTGGGACCGTATCGTCGCGCTGGCGAAGGACAAGGGCTATGACCTTCCGGTGAATCCTGATTCGCTGGCGTTGAACAATGTGCTCGAGCAGATTCGCGCGAAGGATGCGGACCACTATCCTGACGTGGCTTTATCGGTGATCAAGCTGATGGGGCCGGGCGAGTATATTCTTGCGCGGCCGGATGATGATCCGACGGGGCACTTCGGTTTGGCGGCGCGTGACTATACGCATTCGACCGCACCGAACCGCCGCTTTCCCGACATCGTGACACAGCGCGCGCTTCATGCATTGCAGGACAAGGCGGAGCCCCCGTACAGCGATGATGAGCTGCGAGCCATTGCAATGCACTGCAACGATGCGGACAAGGCGCTGCGCAAGATTGAGCGCGACATGCAGAAGCGCGTTGCTGCGGTGGCGATGGCGAAGCGTGTGGGCGAGGTCTTCCACGGTGTGGTCACCGGCGCGACCGACAAGGGCGTGTACGTGCGCGTCATTCGTCCTCCGTTTGAAGGACGTGTGGTGCATGGCGGTGAAGGACTGGACGTGGGCGATAAGGTGCAGGTGAAGCTGATTCACACGGACCCCGAGCGCGCGTTCATCGACTTTGCGTATGTAGGGAAGTAG